One Kitasatospora sp. NBC_01287 DNA window includes the following coding sequences:
- the pelF gene encoding GT4 family glycosyltransferase PelF, with protein sequence MRVTLLTEGTYPHAHGGVSVWCDQLVQGMPDVEFDIIAVTGTGSEPLAWELPRQVRTVTTAPLWGPPLPGKPPRGRELRRFLDAYERFLHSVLDPVYATHFGTELYGFADFARRGLLAPALRSEGALRTLQQVWHRPYLSTAAAEPTLHDALHATDLLEHALRPLVVEVPSDGVTHAVSGGLAALPGLIAAQQHNVPFLLTEHGIYLRERYLGYRTGPYRWPVKALLLGFYRMLAEESYARAALVTPGNRYNRRWEERGGTPSENIRTVYNGVDPELFPAAGPEPELPTMSWAGRVDPIKDLETLIRAFAIVKAELPEARLRLFGGTARGAEGYRDGCIALAAELGLADSVVFEGRVEEIKDAYAAGSIVMLSSISEGFPFTLIEAMSSGRATVSTDVGGVREAVGDTGLVVPPREPEPMARAALELLRDPERRAVMGAGARIRVVEQFTLRQTIDAFRGIYAELLGEKNDENTGLTVLQPAAEGAA encoded by the coding sequence ATGCGAGTCACCTTGCTCACCGAGGGGACGTACCCGCACGCGCATGGCGGCGTCAGTGTGTGGTGCGACCAACTCGTCCAGGGCATGCCCGACGTCGAGTTCGACATCATCGCGGTGACCGGCACCGGCAGCGAGCCGCTGGCCTGGGAGCTGCCCCGCCAGGTCCGCACGGTCACCACCGCACCGCTGTGGGGGCCGCCGCTGCCCGGCAAGCCGCCGCGCGGCCGCGAGCTCCGCCGCTTCCTGGACGCCTACGAGCGCTTCCTGCACTCCGTCCTCGACCCGGTCTACGCCACCCACTTCGGCACCGAGCTGTACGGCTTCGCCGACTTCGCCCGGCGCGGCCTGCTCGCCCCGGCGCTGCGCAGCGAGGGGGCGCTGCGCACCCTGCAGCAGGTCTGGCACCGCCCCTACCTGTCCACCGCCGCCGCCGAGCCCACCCTGCACGACGCCCTGCACGCCACCGACCTGCTGGAGCACGCGCTGCGCCCGCTGGTGGTCGAGGTGCCGAGCGACGGGGTGACGCACGCGGTCAGCGGCGGCCTGGCCGCGCTGCCCGGGCTGATAGCGGCCCAGCAGCACAACGTGCCGTTCCTGCTCACCGAGCACGGCATCTACCTGCGCGAGCGCTACCTCGGCTACCGCACCGGGCCCTACCGCTGGCCGGTCAAGGCGCTGCTGCTCGGCTTCTACCGGATGCTCGCCGAGGAGAGCTACGCGCGCGCCGCCCTGGTCACCCCCGGCAACCGGTACAACCGGCGCTGGGAGGAGCGCGGTGGCACGCCCTCCGAGAACATCCGCACCGTCTACAACGGGGTCGACCCCGAACTCTTCCCGGCCGCCGGGCCCGAGCCCGAGCTGCCCACCATGAGCTGGGCGGGCCGGGTCGACCCGATCAAGGACCTGGAGACCCTGATCCGCGCCTTCGCGATCGTCAAGGCCGAGCTGCCCGAGGCCAGGCTGCGCCTGTTCGGCGGCACCGCGCGCGGTGCCGAGGGCTACCGCGACGGCTGCATCGCGCTCGCGGCCGAGCTGGGCCTGGCCGACTCGGTGGTCTTCGAGGGCCGGGTCGAGGAGATCAAGGACGCGTACGCGGCCGGCAGCATCGTGATGCTCAGCAGCATCAGCGAGGGCTTCCCGTTCACCCTGATCGAGGCGATGAGCTCGGGGCGGGCCACCGTCTCCACCGATGTCGGCGGGGTGCGCGAAGCGGTGGGCGACACCGGACTGGTGGTGCCGCCGCGCGAGCCCGAGCCGATGGCGCGGGCCGCCCTCGAACTGCTGCGCGATCCCGAGCGCCGGGCGGTGATGGGCGCCGGCGCCCGGATCCGGGTGGTCGAGCAGTTCACGCTGCGCCAGACCATCGACGCCTTCCGCGGCATCTACGCCGAACTGCTGGGTGAGAAGAACGACGAGAACACCGGTCTGACGGTGCTGCAGCCCGCGGCCGAGGGGGCCGCATGA
- a CDS encoding SDR family NAD(P)-dependent oxidoreductase → MSTVAVTGAEGFIGSHLTEHLVAHGHRVRAMVQYNSFSSFGWLETLDSDTLDSVEIVLGDVRDPGSVNGLVKGTEAVYHLAALIAIPYSYQAPHSYIDTNVSGTLNVLEAVRHLDVPRLVHTSTSETYGTAQTVPITEDHPINTQSPYAASKAGGDRLADSYHASFETQVVTLRPFNTFGPRQSMRAVIPTVIAQIAAGTREITLGDLRPTRDFMFVKDTAAAFHAVGTAPAETVVGRTFNAGTGGEISVGDLVTLVGKLMEVELSVREDTQRLRPANSEVMRLVADASRLRAATDWAPAHSLEAGLEKTIAFFRDPANLARYKTDLYNV, encoded by the coding sequence ATGAGCACTGTCGCAGTCACCGGCGCCGAGGGATTCATCGGCTCCCACCTGACCGAGCACCTGGTCGCCCACGGGCACCGGGTGCGCGCCATGGTCCAGTACAACTCGTTCTCCAGCTTCGGCTGGCTGGAGACGCTTGACTCGGACACGCTCGACTCGGTGGAGATCGTCCTCGGCGACGTGCGCGACCCCGGATCGGTGAACGGCCTGGTCAAGGGCACCGAGGCCGTCTACCACCTGGCCGCGCTGATCGCCATCCCGTACTCCTACCAGGCCCCGCACTCCTACATCGACACCAACGTCAGCGGCACCCTCAACGTGCTGGAGGCGGTGCGCCACCTGGACGTCCCGCGGCTGGTGCACACCTCGACCAGTGAGACCTACGGCACCGCGCAGACCGTACCGATCACCGAGGACCACCCGATCAACACCCAGTCCCCGTACGCCGCTTCCAAGGCGGGCGGGGACCGGCTGGCGGACTCCTACCACGCCAGCTTCGAGACCCAGGTGGTCACCCTGCGGCCGTTCAACACCTTCGGCCCGCGCCAGTCGATGCGGGCCGTGATCCCGACCGTGATCGCGCAGATCGCCGCCGGGACGCGGGAGATCACCCTGGGCGACCTGCGGCCCACCCGCGACTTCATGTTCGTCAAGGACACCGCCGCGGCCTTCCACGCGGTGGGCACCGCGCCGGCCGAGACCGTGGTCGGCCGCACCTTCAACGCCGGTACCGGCGGCGAGATCTCGGTCGGCGACCTGGTCACCCTGGTCGGCAAGCTGATGGAGGTCGAGCTGAGCGTCCGCGAGGACACCCAGCGCCTGCGGCCGGCCAACTCCGAGGTGATGCGCCTGGTCGCCGACGCCAGCCGGCTGCGCGCGGCCACCGACTGGGCGCCGGCGCACTCGCTGGAGGCGGGCCTGGAGAAGACCATCGCCTTCTTCCGCGACCCGGCCAACCTGGCACGCTACAAGACCGACCTGTACAACGTGTGA
- a CDS encoding aldo/keto reductase — MTDTLAPAVPLGPSELSVFPFSLGGNVFGWTADEAQSFAVLDAYAAAGGNFVDTADVYSSWAPGNQGGESETVLGNWLRTRGNRDRIVVATKIGQHPQAKGLGAANIRTATEASLRRLGIEMIDLLYTHFDDPEVPVAEIIGALNGLVKEGKVREIAASNISAERLAESLDFSDREGTAKYIALQPHYNLVSRATYEGELADTVAAHGLAAVPYFALAAGFLTGKYRTDGPSVESARAEGARRYLADPRGPRVLAALDTVAAAHQVEPASVALAWLTAQPTVAAPIASARTVEQLAPLLAATTLRLTPEELALLDTASA; from the coding sequence ATGACCGACACCCTTGCCCCCGCCGTCCCGCTCGGCCCCTCCGAGCTGTCCGTCTTCCCGTTCTCGCTCGGCGGCAACGTCTTCGGCTGGACCGCCGACGAGGCGCAGTCCTTCGCCGTGCTGGACGCCTACGCGGCGGCCGGCGGCAACTTCGTCGACACCGCCGACGTCTACTCGTCCTGGGCCCCCGGCAACCAGGGCGGTGAGTCGGAGACCGTCCTGGGCAACTGGCTGCGCACCCGCGGCAACCGCGACCGGATCGTGGTGGCCACCAAGATCGGCCAGCACCCGCAGGCCAAGGGCCTGGGTGCGGCGAACATCCGCACAGCCACCGAGGCCTCGCTGCGCCGGCTCGGCATCGAGATGATCGACCTGCTCTACACCCACTTCGACGACCCCGAGGTCCCGGTGGCCGAGATCATCGGCGCGCTGAACGGCCTGGTGAAGGAGGGCAAGGTCCGCGAGATCGCCGCCTCCAACATCAGCGCCGAGCGGCTGGCCGAGTCGCTCGACTTCTCCGACCGGGAGGGCACGGCCAAGTACATAGCCCTGCAGCCGCACTACAACCTGGTCTCCCGCGCCACCTACGAGGGCGAACTGGCCGACACGGTGGCCGCGCACGGCCTCGCCGCCGTCCCCTACTTCGCGCTCGCGGCCGGCTTCCTGACCGGCAAGTACCGTACGGACGGCCCGAGCGTGGAGAGCGCCCGCGCCGAGGGCGCGCGCCGCTACCTGGCCGACCCGCGCGGCCCGCGGGTGCTCGCCGCGCTGGACACCGTCGCCGCCGCCCACCAGGTCGAGCCCGCCTCGGTGGCGCTGGCCTGGCTGACCGCCCAGCCGACGGTCGCCGCCCCCATCGCCAGCGCCCGCACCGTCGAGCAGCTCGCCCCGCTACTGGCCGCCACCACCCTGCGGCTCACCCCGGAGGAGCTGGCCCTGCTGGACACCGCCTCCGCGTGA
- a CDS encoding spherulation-specific family 4 protein, with protein MNSTSAARLLVPLYVHPAVDPAAWQAVAAAGPERVRAVVLNVANGPGPEPDQAFVQAAAELAGAGIPLLGYVDTGYGRRPHAEVVAEVLNHRQWYGTTGVYFDQAAAHQAALAHYRRLTTAARAAGCELVVLGHGVHPEPSFAGHELGDVLVTFEGSWSEYDALVLPLWTGHHPAERFCHLVYGVPAERAEAAGALLASRRAGVGCAVPGSGTNPWSELPYGLGTADAPPAPPAPQTPPAQLALVVPPPAATGNPATPPSKPTHLECPQ; from the coding sequence ATGAACAGCACTTCCGCGGCCCGCCTGCTGGTGCCGCTGTACGTCCACCCCGCGGTGGACCCGGCGGCCTGGCAGGCGGTCGCGGCCGCCGGCCCCGAGCGGGTCCGGGCCGTGGTGCTCAACGTCGCCAACGGCCCGGGCCCCGAGCCCGACCAGGCCTTCGTCCAGGCCGCCGCCGAGCTCGCCGGGGCCGGCATCCCGCTGCTGGGCTACGTGGACACCGGCTACGGCCGCCGCCCGCACGCCGAGGTCGTCGCCGAGGTGCTGAACCACCGCCAGTGGTACGGCACCACGGGGGTGTACTTCGACCAGGCCGCGGCCCACCAGGCCGCGCTGGCGCACTATCGCCGGCTGACCACCGCGGCCCGCGCGGCCGGCTGCGAGCTGGTCGTGCTCGGCCACGGCGTGCACCCCGAACCATCCTTCGCCGGGCACGAGTTGGGTGACGTCCTGGTGACCTTCGAGGGCAGCTGGAGCGAGTACGATGCCCTGGTGCTGCCGCTCTGGACGGGTCACCACCCGGCCGAGCGGTTCTGCCACCTGGTCTACGGGGTCCCGGCCGAGCGGGCCGAGGCGGCGGGCGCGCTGCTCGCCTCCCGCCGGGCCGGCGTGGGCTGCGCGGTCCCCGGGTCGGGCACCAACCCCTGGAGCGAGCTGCCCTACGGCCTCGGCACCGCCGACGCACCACCCGCACCACCCGCACCACAGACACCACCGGCACAGCTCGCGCTGGTGGTGCCGCCACCCGCCGCCACGGGAAACCCCGCCACTCCACCATCGAAGCCGACGCACCTGGAGTGCCCGCAGTGA
- a CDS encoding endo alpha-1,4 polygalactosaminidase yields the protein MTRRTAALLAALTLTTGLFASACSSGGGDDDSQSPAPAPATSAPNSPTAQPSPSAGPSDAGSPSSSPSAAPSASAPGAGTHSPSAPPAPSGSASPAPASNPASAPATGPASPGGPGQALWHPAPGTSWQWQLSGTVDQSVDAPVYDIDGFENDASVVASLHAKGRKVICYINVGAWESFRPDASSFPSSVLGSSDGWKGEKWFDIRQISVLQPLLAKRFDMCKEKGFDAVEPDLLEAYSNNSGFPVTADDQLAYNKMIAQLAHQRGLAVALKNDVDQVPQLVDYFDFSVDEQCAEFQECDGLTPFIKQGKAVLHVEYNVPNSQYCAQSKQLQLSSMEKHLNLDAWREPC from the coding sequence GTGACCCGTCGTACCGCTGCCCTGCTGGCGGCCCTGACCCTGACCACCGGCCTGTTCGCGAGCGCCTGCTCCAGCGGCGGAGGCGATGACGACTCGCAGTCGCCCGCGCCTGCGCCGGCCACCAGCGCGCCGAACTCGCCCACCGCGCAGCCGAGTCCCTCCGCCGGCCCGTCGGACGCCGGGTCGCCGAGCAGCTCACCCAGCGCGGCCCCGAGCGCCTCCGCCCCGGGCGCCGGTACCCACTCGCCGTCCGCGCCGCCCGCGCCGTCGGGGTCGGCCTCACCGGCACCTGCGTCGAACCCCGCGTCCGCGCCGGCCACCGGGCCCGCCTCGCCGGGCGGCCCGGGCCAGGCCCTGTGGCACCCCGCCCCCGGCACCAGCTGGCAGTGGCAACTCAGCGGCACCGTCGACCAGTCCGTGGACGCGCCGGTCTACGACATCGACGGCTTCGAGAACGACGCCTCGGTGGTCGCCTCGTTGCACGCCAAGGGCCGCAAGGTGATCTGCTACATCAACGTCGGTGCCTGGGAGAGCTTCCGCCCCGACGCCTCGTCCTTCCCCAGCTCCGTGCTCGGCTCCAGCGACGGCTGGAAGGGCGAGAAGTGGTTCGACATCCGGCAGATCAGCGTGCTGCAGCCACTGCTGGCCAAGCGCTTCGACATGTGCAAGGAGAAGGGCTTCGACGCGGTCGAACCCGACCTGCTGGAGGCCTACTCCAACAACTCCGGCTTCCCGGTCACCGCCGACGACCAGCTCGCCTACAACAAGATGATCGCCCAACTGGCCCATCAGCGCGGCCTGGCCGTCGCACTCAAGAACGACGTGGACCAGGTCCCGCAGCTGGTCGACTACTTCGACTTCTCCGTCGACGAGCAGTGCGCGGAGTTCCAGGAGTGCGACGGGTTGACGCCCTTCATCAAGCAGGGCAAGGCGGTGCTGCACGTCGAGTACAACGTGCCGAACAGCCAGTACTGCGCGCAGTCCAAGCAGCTCCAGCTCAGCTCGATGGAGAAGCACCTCAACCTGGACGCGTGGCGCGAGCCGTGCTGA
- a CDS encoding NAD(P)-dependent oxidoreductase has translation MRILLLGADGFLGQHIAAALRELPDAELATAGRRPSHDLRLDLTIDQVEPLAAELGRLGPQLVVNCAGAVAGGARHQSEVNARGPAMLVEALELGLPKARLIHLGSAGEYGPAEYGSSLSERDLPRPTGIYGATKLAGTLAVAESALDAVSLRVFNPVGPGASAASLPGRLAAELAAHPGGVVTVGDLSAYRDFVDARDVASAVVAAALSTEPLPRILNVAGGRAQPVRAIAEGLVAAAGFTGRIEETGAGSDRSASVSWHQGDISLAGRTLGWQPLIPLEQSLRDLWASVSAEPPAADHR, from the coding sequence GTGAGGATCCTGCTGCTGGGTGCGGACGGCTTCCTCGGGCAGCACATCGCCGCCGCCCTGCGGGAGCTGCCGGACGCCGAACTGGCGACCGCGGGCCGCCGTCCGTCCCACGACCTGCGCCTCGACCTGACGATCGATCAGGTCGAGCCACTGGCCGCCGAGCTGGGGCGCCTGGGGCCCCAGCTCGTGGTCAACTGCGCGGGTGCGGTGGCCGGTGGCGCCCGGCACCAGAGCGAGGTCAACGCCCGGGGTCCGGCGATGCTCGTCGAGGCGCTGGAACTCGGGCTGCCCAAGGCCCGGTTGATCCATCTGGGCTCGGCCGGCGAGTACGGCCCGGCCGAGTACGGCAGCTCGCTGAGCGAGCGGGACCTGCCGCGCCCGACCGGCATCTACGGGGCGACCAAGCTGGCCGGGACCCTGGCGGTGGCCGAGTCCGCACTGGACGCGGTCTCGCTGCGGGTCTTCAACCCGGTCGGCCCGGGCGCCTCGGCGGCCTCGCTGCCCGGGCGGCTGGCGGCCGAGCTGGCCGCCCACCCCGGCGGGGTGGTCACGGTCGGTGACCTGTCCGCCTACCGCGACTTCGTGGACGCCCGCGACGTCGCCTCGGCGGTGGTCGCCGCCGCGCTGTCCACGGAGCCGCTGCCGCGCATCCTCAACGTCGCCGGCGGCCGGGCGCAGCCCGTCCGGGCGATCGCCGAGGGCCTGGTGGCGGCGGCCGGGTTCACCGGCCGGATCGAGGAGACGGGAGCCGGTTCGGACCGCTCGGCCTCCGTCTCCTGGCACCAGGGGGACATCTCGCTGGCCGGGCGGACGCTCGGCTGGCAGCCCCTGATCCCGCTGGAGCAGAGTCTGCGCGACCTCTGGGCCAGTGTGTCCGCCGAGCCACCGGCGGCCGACCACCGATGA